In a single window of the Coprothermobacter proteolyticus DSM 5265 genome:
- the radC gene encoding RadC family protein yields MKHAASRRTYFFKRAICPVSNPNYKIPIKEWIVSERPRELLLSKGPEHLPDAKLLAIILRTGNKEETAEDLARRLLNTFGGFTGLYRASVEELLQIKGMGKAKAAQVKAALEIGKRFLQNETVEEARITTPEDAIEYAARYFSSMLMNEGKEHFWILLLDRKNRPIKHVEISVGSSIQTTVDPKEILKQVSLTSAQALILIHNHPSGDPSPSREDVAVTKQLKQACELVGAQLLDHIIVGKNQHVSLAREKLI; encoded by the coding sequence TTGAAACATGCTGCTTCTAGGCGCACATACTTTTTCAAAAGGGCTATTTGTCCTGTGAGTAACCCCAATTACAAAATTCCGATAAAGGAATGGATTGTTTCTGAACGCCCCAGAGAGCTGCTTCTTTCTAAAGGACCTGAGCACCTGCCTGATGCAAAACTGCTCGCTATCATACTACGTACGGGCAATAAAGAGGAAACAGCGGAAGATTTGGCACGACGCCTGCTGAACACCTTTGGTGGCTTCACTGGACTGTACCGAGCCAGCGTAGAAGAACTTCTACAAATCAAGGGAATGGGAAAAGCCAAAGCCGCTCAAGTAAAGGCGGCATTGGAAATAGGTAAGCGGTTTCTCCAAAATGAAACTGTGGAAGAAGCAAGAATTACTACCCCTGAAGATGCCATCGAGTATGCAGCACGTTATTTCTCTTCCATGCTAATGAACGAAGGTAAGGAACACTTCTGGATACTGCTGCTAGATAGGAAGAATCGCCCCATAAAACACGTAGAAATCAGCGTAGGCAGTTCAATACAGACCACGGTTGACCCTAAAGAAATATTGAAACAGGTAAGCTTGACTTCAGCTCAAGCGCTCATTTTGATACATAATCACCCCAGTGGAGATCCTAGTCCCAGCCGAGAAGATGTGGCAGTGACAAAACAACTAAAGCAAGCCTGCGAATTGGTAGGCGCTCAGCTTCTTGACCACATCATTGTGGGCAAGAACCAGCATGTAAGCTTAGCCCGAGAAAAGTTGATTTAG
- a CDS encoding DNA polymerase Y family protein, with product MRWIMHVDMDAFFASCEQAINPKLKGKPIGVMADPYGRGKKRSVIAAASYEAKRKGVKAGMPPKEAFNLCPDLILVQAHPSFYGYVHNQMLKYARSISSEVENYSIDEFFMTYYGKDPDKVGEEIRRYVKKQFGITCSVGIAPGKILAKMATEEGKPDGLTWWKPQAIPSVYKYLPVSAIPGIGSRREALLNKNGIYTLEDLALTPKPIIKNLMGILGEYYQKIAQGIDETPLITQESPLKSITRSVTLDASTLSPLVVEAVGRLLCDSLGKGLEEINSRAKELFIFLRYDDMSAESTGMKLEFYTNDPDVIFHNFKMLNKELRPYKQGVRLVGVGMTDIRQHYTPSLFYQEKPNPLKPVVEKIRQRYGYDSIIPANLLLAEPYTSIIAE from the coding sequence ATGAGATGGATCATGCACGTGGACATGGACGCCTTCTTCGCCAGCTGCGAACAAGCCATCAATCCAAAACTAAAAGGTAAACCCATTGGAGTCATGGCTGACCCCTATGGCAGAGGGAAAAAACGCTCCGTCATAGCTGCAGCATCTTACGAAGCTAAACGCAAAGGCGTAAAAGCTGGCATGCCTCCCAAGGAAGCTTTTAACCTTTGCCCTGACCTTATTCTGGTGCAAGCTCATCCATCATTCTACGGTTACGTGCATAACCAAATGCTCAAATACGCAAGAAGCATTTCTTCTGAGGTAGAAAATTACAGTATTGACGAATTCTTCATGACTTACTACGGCAAAGATCCAGATAAGGTAGGTGAAGAAATCAGAAGATACGTAAAGAAGCAGTTTGGTATTACTTGTTCCGTAGGCATTGCTCCGGGAAAAATCTTAGCAAAAATGGCAACAGAGGAAGGCAAACCTGATGGACTCACTTGGTGGAAACCACAGGCCATACCCAGTGTTTATAAGTACTTGCCCGTATCAGCCATACCAGGCATAGGTTCCCGCAGAGAAGCTCTACTCAATAAAAATGGTATATATACCTTAGAAGATTTAGCCTTAACGCCAAAACCCATAATCAAAAACCTTATGGGCATACTTGGCGAGTACTACCAAAAAATCGCTCAAGGCATTGACGAAACGCCTCTTATTACTCAGGAGTCACCTTTAAAAAGCATTACTCGCAGTGTTACTTTGGACGCAAGCACCTTAAGCCCACTGGTAGTAGAAGCAGTGGGACGTCTGCTTTGCGATTCTCTTGGTAAAGGTTTGGAAGAAATTAACTCCCGTGCAAAAGAACTTTTCATATTTTTACGCTACGATGATATGAGTGCAGAATCAACAGGCATGAAACTGGAATTTTACACTAATGACCCCGACGTAATTTTTCATAACTTCAAAATGCTAAACAAAGAACTCAGACCGTATAAGCAAGGCGTACGGTTGGTTGGCGTAGGCATGACTGACATAAGGCAGCACTACACCCCTAGCCTTTTCTACCAAGAAAAACCAAATCCATTAAAGCCCGTAGTAGAAAAGATACGCCAGCGTTATGGTTACGACAGCATCATACCTGCTAATTTGCTACTGGCAGAGCCTTACACCAGCATTATTGCCGAGTAA
- a CDS encoding glycosyltransferase → MSVVYAVGGVYFWFRREKRSEATERTIPTEQWPHVTILVPVHNEGATIQDTMQNLSSLDYPDYDVVFIDDNSVDNSADIIREHLKTAQNFHLIHLSKNVGKAAALNNALTRIGDTPIVVVLDADTTLKSDALKWLTLPFTYQPRLGAVTGNPVARNRKNLLEKIQTAEFASIIGLLKRSQRVMGRVLTVSGCATAYRTDVLIKVGGFSSNSATEDIDITWKLQKAHYEVWFAPKAVAYIEVPASFSSYWKQRERWALGGWHLLRTHKDIFQRWEHRRLWPIYAEFFLSYIWSLLFVFGTATWIVTSIFLAEPAGLNPVPAWTGAVLIFACLFQFGAALLVNRQYDKTLWRAFFYVPWYPLFFYVINALTVVWTAPKGLMGSLNNVGKWQSPARKTVKPLVQG, encoded by the coding sequence ATGAGTGTTGTGTACGCTGTTGGCGGAGTTTATTTTTGGTTCCGCCGTGAAAAACGTTCTGAGGCAACAGAACGTACAATCCCAACCGAACAATGGCCTCACGTTACAATACTTGTACCTGTCCACAATGAAGGCGCAACCATACAAGATACCATGCAGAATCTTAGCAGTTTGGATTATCCAGATTACGATGTGGTCTTCATAGATGACAACTCGGTCGATAATTCTGCTGACATCATCAGAGAGCACTTAAAAACTGCTCAGAACTTTCATCTCATCCATTTGAGCAAGAACGTGGGGAAGGCAGCTGCTTTGAATAATGCCTTGACTAGAATTGGCGACACGCCCATTGTGGTAGTGCTAGACGCAGATACCACGTTGAAAAGTGACGCTTTAAAATGGCTAACTTTACCTTTCACTTACCAACCACGCCTTGGTGCTGTTACAGGTAATCCCGTAGCAAGGAATAGAAAGAACCTTCTTGAGAAAATTCAGACAGCTGAATTCGCCTCCATTATTGGACTACTTAAGAGGTCTCAAAGGGTCATGGGGAGAGTGCTTACAGTATCAGGTTGCGCTACGGCATACAGAACAGACGTTCTTATAAAAGTGGGCGGTTTTTCTAGTAATTCTGCTACTGAAGATATTGACATAACATGGAAATTACAAAAAGCTCATTACGAAGTATGGTTTGCTCCAAAAGCAGTTGCGTACATAGAAGTACCTGCGTCTTTTAGTTCTTACTGGAAACAAAGAGAGCGTTGGGCTTTAGGTGGATGGCATCTGCTAAGGACGCACAAAGACATCTTTCAACGTTGGGAGCACAGAAGACTTTGGCCCATATACGCTGAATTCTTTCTCAGCTACATTTGGTCATTACTGTTCGTTTTTGGCACCGCTACGTGGATTGTTACTTCAATATTTCTGGCCGAGCCCGCAGGGCTTAATCCAGTACCCGCATGGACTGGAGCAGTCCTAATTTTCGCATGTTTATTCCAATTTGGAGCAGCACTTTTGGTTAATCGCCAATATGACAAAACGCTTTGGCGAGCTTTCTTCTATGTACCTTGGTATCCACTGTTCTTTTATGTTATAAACGCTTTAACAGTGGTTTGGACAGCACCAAAAGGGCTAATGGGAAGCTTAAATAATGTAGGGAAGTGGCAAAGCCCTGCGAGAAAAACAGTGAAGCCCTTAGTACAAGGGTAA
- a CDS encoding methyl-accepting chemotaxis protein: MKTKSLKLKLSLTIVVTALIPLLLLGVVVAYRTAGNIRSLVSNQLQTQNAADASSILAFTDIHGYLASYLASSDSVISLAESGDFTILQQVLAMFDTALKEYPSTMNVYVGTKDGLMFIRPEQELPADFDPRTRPWYEEAIANPNSYIVTEPYTDAGSKKTVISVAKAISSNGEYVGAIGIDFEINKVVEEIFGDTGDTQKYLINGSGKVLLASKNASIKADTDLNTENLFKQVQEASSKGGLFEFSYKGNNSYALAMQLPNGWYFLSLVPRTVVSQPISSIIFTTLIIGALALIFAILLGFISTQNMLIKPIEKLRTSVSAVAKGDLTSTVEVSSKDEIGEMAQDINTMIQALNEIMTTSTEAARKLSNAATNLAALTEETSASVEEVTAQSGEVATNAEATYRAIEDFTGGVDQVSRTAQSIASDAQNLAQQTGNIRQSAEEGQMRIAQVVENSEKALQNTDRTDRTMQKLTEDAKSISSIVKTINQIAEQTNLLALNAAIEAARAGEAGKGFAVVADEIRKLAEKSQQATENIAHILDIIQKRISAVSGSVGENLLSVQEAVQRARETQQQFSTILQEVIKVASTAESFAASAEELSASTEELNAAADTAIKPVQTIADQVHQISEVLKQQSQAVYQVAQEASSIEELANQLRQIAEKFVLQ; encoded by the coding sequence ATGAAGACAAAATCTTTGAAGCTTAAACTATCGCTAACCATAGTAGTAACAGCACTTATCCCGTTATTGCTTCTTGGTGTTGTTGTAGCCTACCGCACTGCTGGCAACATTAGGTCCTTAGTAAGCAACCAGTTGCAGACTCAAAATGCAGCAGATGCTTCTAGTATTCTCGCGTTTACCGATATTCATGGTTATTTAGCTTCTTATTTAGCCTCTAGCGATAGCGTAATAAGCTTGGCAGAAAGCGGCGACTTCACTATCCTCCAACAAGTACTGGCCATGTTCGATACAGCTCTAAAAGAATATCCATCCACAATGAACGTCTACGTCGGCACTAAAGATGGATTGATGTTCATACGACCTGAGCAAGAACTGCCAGCTGATTTCGACCCTCGCACCAGACCTTGGTATGAGGAAGCAATTGCAAACCCAAACAGCTACATCGTAACAGAGCCCTACACAGACGCTGGCTCTAAGAAAACGGTTATTTCAGTAGCTAAGGCGATCTCGTCTAATGGCGAATATGTAGGAGCAATAGGAATTGACTTCGAAATCAACAAGGTTGTAGAAGAGATTTTTGGCGACACAGGTGACACCCAGAAATACTTGATCAATGGAAGTGGCAAAGTTTTACTAGCCAGTAAAAATGCCTCCATAAAGGCTGACACTGACTTGAATACTGAGAACTTATTCAAACAGGTCCAGGAAGCCTCTTCCAAAGGAGGATTGTTCGAGTTTTCATACAAAGGCAACAACAGTTACGCGTTGGCAATGCAACTGCCCAATGGTTGGTATTTTCTTTCCCTAGTACCTCGCACAGTGGTATCTCAGCCCATAAGCTCCATAATATTCACAACTCTGATAATTGGTGCTCTTGCTCTCATCTTTGCAATTCTGTTAGGATTCATATCAACCCAGAACATGCTTATTAAGCCAATTGAAAAGCTTAGAACAAGCGTATCAGCAGTCGCAAAAGGAGATTTAACGTCAACAGTTGAAGTAAGTAGCAAGGACGAGATTGGAGAAATGGCTCAAGACATCAACACCATGATTCAGGCGCTGAACGAAATAATGACTACTAGTACTGAAGCTGCAAGAAAGTTATCAAACGCTGCAACGAACTTAGCAGCTCTCACAGAAGAAACGAGCGCTTCAGTAGAAGAAGTCACAGCACAGTCCGGTGAAGTTGCAACAAACGCCGAAGCCACATACAGAGCCATTGAAGACTTTACAGGAGGCGTGGATCAGGTTTCTAGAACAGCACAAAGCATAGCTTCAGATGCTCAGAATCTTGCTCAGCAAACAGGGAATATTAGACAATCGGCTGAAGAAGGTCAAATGCGCATTGCCCAAGTAGTAGAGAACTCTGAAAAAGCGCTCCAAAATACAGACAGAACAGATAGAACCATGCAGAAACTAACAGAAGATGCCAAGAGTATTAGCTCCATAGTAAAAACCATAAATCAAATTGCTGAGCAAACAAATCTACTTGCGTTAAATGCTGCCATAGAAGCCGCTAGAGCTGGAGAAGCTGGAAAAGGTTTTGCAGTAGTCGCAGATGAAATAAGAAAACTAGCAGAGAAGAGCCAGCAAGCAACCGAAAACATTGCCCACATACTTGACATCATCCAGAAGAGAATTTCAGCAGTAAGTGGTTCTGTTGGTGAAAACCTTTTATCTGTACAGGAAGCCGTACAAAGGGCAAGAGAAACACAACAGCAATTCTCTACTATTCTCCAAGAAGTAATAAAAGTAGCATCCACAGCAGAAAGCTTTGCTGCAAGTGCGGAAGAACTTAGTGCGTCTACGGAAGAATTAAATGCTGCAGCTGACACAGCGATTAAGCCAGTGCAAACAATTGCTGACCAAGTGCACCAAATCAGTGAAGTCTTGAAACAGCAATCGCAGGCAGTATATCAAGTAGCTCAAGAGGCATCCTCTATTGAAGAATTAGCAAACCAGCTAAGGCAAATAGCGGAAAAGTTCGTGCTGCAGTAA
- the pxpB gene encoding 5-oxoprolinase subunit PxpB: MGFCIKPAGDSALLVQLGNKISPELNAKVRALNVALQHNPIEGVIETVPAYCSLLVCFDPLKLEPATLEKHLERAMETTCEGNISQPSVTVIPVCYGGDLGPDLEFVSAYCKLDPEEVIALHSAPNYLIYMLGFTPGFPYLGGMDPRIATPRLENPRIKIPAGSVGIAGEQTGIYPVDSPGGWRIIGRTPVNIYDPFRTPPVLFSAGNYIRFQAITAEQYQTIKEQAKIGAYKVRTYNLEEEKGML, from the coding sequence ATGGGCTTTTGCATAAAACCAGCAGGCGATTCTGCGCTTTTAGTGCAACTAGGCAATAAAATTTCACCAGAACTAAATGCTAAAGTTAGGGCGCTCAACGTAGCACTGCAGCATAATCCCATTGAAGGCGTCATTGAAACTGTGCCAGCGTATTGCTCACTGCTGGTGTGTTTTGATCCTCTTAAGTTGGAACCGGCAACGCTTGAGAAACACCTTGAAAGAGCTATGGAAACTACCTGCGAGGGAAACATTTCACAGCCATCAGTGACTGTGATACCAGTATGCTATGGCGGCGATCTTGGACCAGACCTTGAGTTTGTTTCTGCCTACTGCAAGCTTGACCCCGAAGAGGTCATAGCACTGCACAGTGCACCGAACTATCTCATTTACATGCTGGGTTTCACTCCCGGCTTTCCATACTTAGGAGGCATGGATCCGCGCATTGCCACGCCACGTTTGGAGAATCCGAGGATCAAAATCCCTGCTGGCTCCGTAGGCATAGCAGGAGAACAAACTGGTATCTATCCTGTGGACAGCCCTGGTGGTTGGCGCATCATCGGGCGCACACCCGTTAACATATATGATCCTTTCAGGACCCCGCCAGTACTGTTCAGCGCTGGCAATTACATAAGATTCCAAGCTATTACAGCTGAACAGTATCAAACCATTAAAGAACAGGCCAAAATCGGTGCTTACAAAGTTCGAACATATAACCTTGAAGAGGAGAAAGGTATGCTGTAA
- a CDS encoding 5-oxoprolinase subunit C family protein codes for MPTFFEVVSPGFLTTVQDSGRFGYRSIGMPVTGALDQYSYKVANLLVGNDESAACLEITLLGPTLKVHGSAVIALTGALFQATLNEQPLPQWQAVEVKENDIITISETKVGARGYLAVAGGFYVPMVMGSRSTYIRGKIGGFQGRPLQSGDKLEIGSPSKEPSQYVGKLIPMEYVPKYVINADNDIITLRVIMGPQDDYFSKKGVQNFLNSTYIITADSDRMGYRLEGERIEHIRKNHTQIISDGIPLSAVQIPGDGMPIIMLADGQTTGGYPKIATVCSADLPLLAQGKPGNKVQFVAISMEEAVYLLKEQEDKLCKLRLVLSPNASASAKHFRVAVGNRYFDVWVEER; via the coding sequence ATGCCTACGTTTTTTGAAGTTGTTTCACCGGGTTTTCTAACCACTGTACAAGACAGTGGCCGTTTTGGTTACCGAAGCATTGGCATGCCCGTTACAGGAGCTTTGGACCAGTACAGTTATAAAGTAGCAAACTTACTCGTCGGCAATGATGAAAGCGCTGCCTGTTTGGAAATTACTTTACTAGGACCCACTCTTAAGGTACATGGCTCAGCCGTCATTGCTCTAACTGGTGCACTGTTTCAAGCTACGTTAAATGAACAGCCCTTACCACAGTGGCAGGCAGTTGAAGTTAAAGAGAACGACATCATTACAATATCGGAAACAAAAGTCGGTGCAAGAGGATACCTGGCAGTAGCCGGGGGATTTTACGTGCCCATGGTAATGGGTAGCAGGTCTACCTACATCCGTGGCAAGATTGGTGGCTTTCAAGGCAGACCCCTCCAAAGTGGAGACAAACTGGAAATTGGCTCGCCTTCAAAAGAACCATCGCAGTATGTAGGCAAGCTTATTCCCATGGAGTACGTTCCAAAGTACGTTATAAACGCTGATAATGACATCATCACATTACGCGTTATTATGGGACCACAAGATGATTACTTTTCCAAAAAAGGAGTGCAAAACTTCCTCAATAGCACGTACATAATTACTGCTGACTCCGACCGCATGGGTTACCGCTTGGAAGGCGAACGCATAGAACATATCAGAAAAAACCACACCCAGATCATATCCGATGGCATTCCACTCAGCGCTGTGCAAATACCAGGTGATGGCATGCCCATTATCATGCTCGCTGACGGACAAACCACTGGAGGTTATCCCAAGATAGCCACAGTCTGCTCAGCTGATCTTCCCCTCTTAGCTCAGGGTAAGCCAGGAAACAAAGTTCAGTTTGTGGCAATCAGCATGGAAGAAGCCGTTTATCTTCTAAAAGAGCAAGAAGATAAGCTTTGCAAGCTCCGGCTTGTGCTTAGCCCTAATGCTTCCGCTAGTGCCAAGCATTTCCGTGTGGCAGTGGGCAATCGGTATTTCGATGTATGGGTGGAAGAACGCTAA
- a CDS encoding LamB/YcsF family protein, with the protein MPLKVDLNADMGESFGAYKLGLDRELLNLVTSANIACGFHAGDYMVMQKTVNMAASKNVAVGAHPGFPDLQGFGRRNMQLSPEEVRNLVIYQIGALQPFARAEGTELKHVKPHGALYNMAAVNYELAKAIAEAVKKTVPDAILLALANSEMVKAANDVGIRVTQEVFADRAYNEDGTLVPRSMPGAVIDDPLQATERALEMVLEGKVTAINGKEIPIVAHSICVHGDNPKAVELASSIRKQLEKAHVEVVELTYVLKAAYS; encoded by the coding sequence ATGCCACTCAAGGTTGATTTAAATGCCGATATGGGAGAAAGCTTTGGCGCCTATAAGCTGGGATTGGATAGAGAACTATTAAACCTTGTAACTTCTGCTAACATAGCGTGCGGGTTCCATGCAGGCGACTACATGGTCATGCAGAAAACAGTAAACATGGCAGCTTCTAAGAATGTGGCAGTGGGAGCCCATCCCGGTTTTCCAGATCTTCAAGGGTTCGGACGCCGTAACATGCAACTTTCACCTGAAGAAGTGAGAAACTTAGTTATCTACCAAATTGGAGCATTGCAACCTTTTGCAAGAGCTGAAGGTACGGAGCTGAAACATGTTAAACCTCACGGAGCACTTTACAACATGGCGGCAGTAAATTATGAGCTCGCAAAAGCTATTGCCGAAGCTGTAAAAAAGACAGTACCTGACGCCATCTTGCTTGCTTTGGCAAATTCAGAAATGGTTAAAGCAGCTAATGATGTGGGCATTAGAGTGACACAGGAAGTGTTCGCAGACCGTGCCTACAATGAGGATGGCACGTTGGTGCCCCGTTCCATGCCGGGTGCAGTCATAGACGACCCATTGCAAGCCACAGAGCGTGCATTAGAAATGGTTCTGGAAGGCAAAGTAACAGCCATAAACGGCAAAGAGATACCCATTGTTGCACACAGTATTTGTGTTCACGGTGACAACCCGAAGGCCGTAGAACTGGCTTCAAGCATACGTAAGCAACTGGAAAAAGCCCACGTAGAAGTGGTAGAGCTAACCTACGTGCTAAAAGCGGCATATTCGTAA
- a CDS encoding LCP family protein → MKKKFSFANILIVISLVAVFCVSFVGGVYAQKILLPKTGSLSISDILGSATNTLSSMTGSKNDQVWLLAGLDTVGKMNQGGSVGHNDTLILAFIHGSTVNLLYIPRDSLVDIPGEGITKLTHASMYGQGQTYGGLSKLVQTIKDNFGVTVDHYVVVNFTTITEMVDLMGGLTVDVPQRYCYEGVGVPDYTCLSPGTHTLNGTQFLVYWRVRDFGTTHMSDLDRISRQMSLITGTNLKDQVISKLSPSFLSSAVNIWNDYVISDMNLVEVAQLATKMKNAHLVVDVLPGDFHVRHVFDLSVPVDVYKWDAGWLRNWYITTLGNVGQAFASGVNPTDFGTSQ, encoded by the coding sequence GTGAAAAAGAAATTCAGTTTCGCAAATATTCTGATCGTCATCAGTTTGGTAGCTGTTTTCTGTGTATCTTTTGTTGGCGGTGTTTATGCTCAGAAAATCTTGCTGCCGAAAACTGGTAGTTTAAGCATTTCAGACATCTTGGGCTCTGCCACAAACACATTGTCAAGCATGACAGGTTCGAAAAATGACCAAGTTTGGCTCTTAGCTGGGCTCGATACGGTAGGTAAGATGAACCAAGGTGGCTCAGTGGGTCATAACGACACGCTCATACTGGCATTCATACACGGTTCTACAGTGAATTTGCTTTATATTCCCAGAGATTCTTTGGTCGACATACCAGGTGAAGGCATAACAAAGCTCACGCATGCCTCCATGTATGGTCAGGGGCAAACATATGGTGGTTTGAGCAAACTGGTGCAAACAATTAAGGATAATTTTGGAGTGACCGTTGATCATTACGTAGTTGTGAATTTCACAACCATAACAGAGATGGTGGATTTAATGGGTGGACTCACAGTGGATGTGCCGCAAAGATATTGCTATGAAGGTGTCGGTGTTCCCGATTACACATGCCTAAGCCCAGGTACTCACACACTTAATGGCACGCAGTTCTTGGTATACTGGCGTGTGCGTGACTTTGGCACCACCCACATGTCCGATTTAGATAGAATTTCTAGGCAAATGTCACTGATAACAGGAACTAATCTTAAAGACCAAGTCATTTCTAAGCTTTCACCATCTTTTCTGTCCAGTGCCGTGAACATATGGAACGACTACGTCATTTCAGATATGAATCTGGTTGAAGTGGCGCAACTGGCTACAAAGATGAAAAATGCTCACCTTGTTGTGGATGTACTGCCTGGCGATTTTCATGTAAGACACGTTTTTGATCTAAGCGTACCTGTTGATGTTTACAAGTGGGATGCCGGTTGGCTAAGGAATTGGTACATTACAACTCTGGGAAATGTTGGACAAGCCTTTGCCTCAGGCGTAAATCCAACAGATTTTGGCACTTCCCAATGA
- a CDS encoding radical SAM protein, with the protein MTIFGPIPSRRLGASLGVNNIPYKICSYNCVYCQVGRTLHMQVKRTLYSNPSEVFDEVKKKVERIGETQQNVDYISIVPDGEPTLDSSLGELIERLKDLGLPVAVITNSSLTWDKSVQEDLKKADWVSVKIDAVSPNTWKQINRPHASLSLDEILQGMQEFAGSYTGTLCTETMLVKDLNDNPEELTAIANFVKSRISPYKAYIGVPTRPPAEPWVSRPEPESITAAYAIFTKEGLNAETLTGYESSGFVVTDNPVEEILEITAVHPMRRDAVEDVLNRFGVGEEVLQQLVKEGRIRKVHYEGWDYYIRVMR; encoded by the coding sequence ATGACAATCTTTGGGCCGATACCATCCAGAAGACTGGGCGCAAGCCTTGGTGTTAATAACATCCCGTACAAAATATGCTCTTACAACTGCGTTTACTGCCAGGTAGGACGCACGCTACACATGCAAGTGAAGCGTACCTTATACAGTAATCCATCAGAAGTTTTCGACGAGGTTAAGAAAAAAGTAGAAAGGATAGGGGAAACTCAGCAAAACGTTGACTACATATCCATTGTCCCAGACGGTGAACCCACTTTGGACTCAAGCTTGGGTGAACTCATAGAAAGGCTCAAAGATTTAGGCCTACCCGTAGCAGTTATAACTAACAGTTCTCTCACCTGGGATAAATCAGTCCAGGAAGATCTTAAAAAAGCTGACTGGGTCAGTGTGAAAATTGATGCCGTCTCGCCTAACACTTGGAAACAAATAAATCGACCTCATGCTTCCCTTTCCTTGGACGAAATCTTACAGGGCATGCAGGAGTTCGCAGGCTCGTACACAGGAACCTTGTGCACAGAAACAATGCTAGTAAAAGACTTAAACGATAATCCAGAAGAACTTACTGCCATTGCAAACTTCGTTAAATCTCGCATAAGCCCTTATAAAGCCTACATCGGAGTTCCCACTCGGCCACCAGCGGAACCATGGGTTAGCCGCCCGGAACCTGAGTCAATCACTGCCGCTTACGCCATCTTCACAAAAGAGGGCTTAAACGCTGAAACTCTAACCGGTTATGAAAGCAGTGGTTTTGTTGTCACCGATAACCCCGTAGAGGAAATACTGGAAATAACAGCCGTCCACCCTATGCGAAGAGACGCAGTAGAAGACGTACTCAATCGCTTTGGCGTGGGAGAAGAAGTACTCCAGCAGCTCGTAAAAGAAGGAAGAATTAGAAAAGTCCATTATGAGGGTTGGGATTATTACATAAGAGTTATGAGGTGA
- a CDS encoding AIR synthase-related protein — translation MAKFSFEVMQECVYPFTVKESEDPDVILGSAFGEDVAVTRVGDDLLLSHVDPIVGAVNGIGWLAVHVACNDIAASGIKPRWVQLLVMLPSLDQPEELKQIMSDAARAADSLNVTIIGGHTEASNGLRRPLVAATALAPACGKRVVRTSGAKPGDIIYVTRGVGLEGTGILASDFAVEARKRGLTDQDLNEALKLLSSVSVVSEALKLADLGATAMHDVTRGGILETLLEIASCSGVCMEVDRSRIPVPEVVKRFANAFEFDPLKMISSGTLVATLPPEMCETAEALFENQPCKLFRIGVVTEGRGVLLRSGSESHLYTQIACEQDELTRMWALLRPEGN, via the coding sequence ATGGCAAAGTTCTCCTTTGAAGTTATGCAGGAGTGTGTTTACCCTTTCACTGTAAAGGAAAGCGAAGATCCTGATGTAATTCTGGGTTCAGCCTTCGGCGAAGACGTTGCTGTTACGCGAGTGGGAGACGATTTGCTGCTCTCACATGTCGACCCCATTGTCGGTGCCGTAAATGGTATCGGCTGGCTTGCCGTTCACGTGGCATGCAACGACATTGCAGCAAGCGGTATAAAACCACGGTGGGTGCAGTTATTGGTCATGCTTCCATCGCTAGACCAGCCTGAGGAGTTAAAACAGATAATGTCAGATGCAGCGAGAGCAGCAGACAGCTTGAACGTTACTATTATAGGAGGGCACACAGAAGCCTCCAATGGCCTCAGACGGCCCTTAGTCGCAGCCACTGCACTAGCGCCTGCCTGTGGCAAAAGAGTCGTAAGAACCAGCGGTGCTAAACCAGGGGACATCATCTATGTAACACGCGGAGTGGGGCTCGAAGGAACAGGCATTCTAGCTTCTGACTTCGCCGTTGAAGCAAGAAAACGCGGCCTAACTGACCAGGACCTAAACGAGGCTCTAAAACTACTTTCTTCTGTGAGCGTGGTGTCAGAAGCACTGAAGCTTGCAGACCTAGGCGCTACTGCCATGCACGATGTGACACGAGGTGGCATACTTGAAACATTGTTGGAAATAGCTTCCTGTTCCGGTGTATGCATGGAAGTAGATCGATCAAGAATTCCTGTGCCAGAAGTTGTCAAGCGCTTTGCTAATGCTTTCGAATTTGATCCACTAAAAATGATTTCCTCAGGCACCTTGGTGGCTACATTACCCCCTGAAATGTGCGAAACAGCCGAAGCGTTATTTGAAAACCAACCATGCAAACTCTTTCGTATAGGCGTTGTGACAGAAGGAAGAGGTGTTCTTCTGCGTTCTGGCTCTGAAAGCCACCTTTACACACAAATAGCCTGTGAACAAGACGAATTAACTCGCATGTGGGCACTTCTAAGACCCGAAGGCAATTAA